One part of the Melospiza melodia melodia isolate bMelMel2 chromosome 3, bMelMel2.pri, whole genome shotgun sequence genome encodes these proteins:
- the PPIL4 gene encoding peptidyl-prolyl cis-trans isomerase-like 4, translating to MAVLLETTVGDLVIDLYTEERPRACLNFLKLCKVKYYNYCLIYNVQRDFIIQTGDPMGTGRGGESIFCQLYGDQARFFEAEKVPRIKHKKKGTVSMVNNGSDQHGSQFLITTGENLDYLDGVHTVFGEVTEGMDVLKIINETFVDKDFIPYQDIRINHTVILDDPFDDPPGLCVPDRSPEPTKEQLDSGRIGADEEIDDMKGRTADEIEEVQAEKEAKTRAILLEMVGDLPDADIKPPENVLFVCKLNPVTTGEDLEIIFSRFGPIKSCEVIRDWKTGESLCYAFIEFEKEEDCEKAYFKMDNVLIDDRRIHVDFSQSVAKIKWKGKGGRYTKEDFKDYEKDRDKPSKFALKEKVKPKQDAKYDLVLDEDVEESHTSQSHLAKKQKKKKHHHSEDEDDDKRTKKSKDSERKHEERCRERTKGEKRDRHRSRSRSQDRDYSRQKDKYREDSRVRDWDKKTDRSRSPKKSKDKERSKYR from the exons ATGGCGGTGCTCCTGGAGACCACGGTGGGCGACCTGGTCATCGACCTGTACACGGAGGAGCGTCCCCGCG CTTGTCTGAATTTCCTGAAGCTCTGCAAAGTCAAATACTACAATTATTGTCTTATTTATAATGTACAG AGGGATTTTATTATACAAACTGGTGACCCCATGGGAACTGGTCGTGGAGGGGAATCCATATTTTG TCAGCTGTATGGTGATCAAGCCAGATTTTTTGAGGCAGAAAAGGTGCCGAGAATCAAGCACAAGAAGAAGGGAACTGTGTCCATGGTGAACAATGGCAGTGATCAGCATGGATCACAG TTCCTCATTACCACAGGGGAAAACCTGGATTACCTTGATGGTGTGCATACAGTATTTGGAGAAGTGACAGAAGGCATGGATGTGTTGAAGATAATTAATGAAACCTTTGTAGATAAGGATTTTATCCCATATCAAGATATCAG GATAAATCATACAGTAATTTTAGATGATCCCTTTGATGACCCACCTGGGCTGTGTGTTCCTGATCGCTCACCAGAACCTACGAAGGAGCAGCTCGAT AGTGGCAGAATAGGAGCAGATGAAGAAATTGATGACATGAAAGGACGGACTGCAGATGAAATAGAAGAAGTTCAggcagaaaaagaagcaaaaactCGTGCAATTCTTTTGGAAATG GTGGGAGACTTGCCAGATGCAGACATCAAGCCACCAGAAAATGTGCTTTTTGTTTGTAAACTGAATCCTGTGACCACAGGTGAAGACCTGGAGATAATATTTTCACGATTTGGTCCCATTAAAAG TTGTGAAGTGATCCGAGACTGGAAGACTGGTGAATCTCTTTGTTATGCTTTCATTGAGTTTGAAAAG GAGGAAGACTGTGAGAAAGCCTACTTCAAAATGGACAATGTGCTGATAGATGACAGACGGATACATGTGGATTTTAGCCAGTCTGTTGCAAAGATTAAATGGAAGGGAAAAG GTGGGCGGTATACCAAAGAAGATTTCAAGGACTATGAGAAGGACCGTGACAAACCTTCGAAATTTGCTCTGAAAGAAAAGGTTAAACCAAAGCAAGA TGCCAAGTATGACCTTGTGCTGGATGAGGATGTAGAAGAGTCTCACACAAGTCAGTCACACTTGgctaaaaaacagaaaaagaaaaagcaccaccactctgaagatgaagatgatgacaAGAGGACCAAAAAATCTAAG GACTCTGAGAGGAAGCACGAAGAGCGCTGCAGGGAGAGGACcaagggtgagaagagggacaggcaCCGGAGCCGCAGCCGCTCTCAGGACAGAGATTACAGCAGGCAAAAAGACAAATACAGAGAAGACAGCCGAGTGAGAGACTGGGATAAAAAAACAGACAGAAGCAGAAGTCCTAAGAAATCAAAAGACAAAGAGAGGTCCAAGTACAGATGA